Sequence from the Bacteroidales bacterium genome:
TTTGTAGGGCAACATGAGCAACTGAACCATGGTTTTCTTTGGTGGCTGCCGTCAGATTCAAGCGGATTCGGATAGAAAAATTTATCACCGTGAATTGAAACTCCCGAAAGGAATCCGTTATAAAGAGTACGTTCTAAAACATCAATATATTTTGCATCCCCGTTTAATAAAAACATTCTTTGATTCCACAGCATATTGGCAACTGCTGCACAGGTTTCGTTATAAGCGCTCAAGTTCGGTAAATCGTAATTTTCACCAAATGCCTCGCCGGAATGTTTAGAACCGATTCCTCCGGTAATATATAATTTTTTCGATACTACATTATTCCATAAAAGATCAATTGCTGAATTGTATTTTTTATCGTTTGTAAGTGCTGCAATATCGGCCATCCCCGAATACATATAGACTGCTCTTACCGCATGGCCAACAGCTTCAAATTGTTCAGTTACCGGTTTGTGATCTTGAGTATATATTTTGTTATTTCCGTCTTCGCCGTAAACATACAGTTTATGACCGGCGGCATTTCCTCTTTGGTCTAAAAAATATTTGGCGAGTTTTAAGTATTTTTCATCAGCTGTAACCCTGTATAGTTTTACTAATCCAATTTCAATTTCCTGATGCCCCGGAACTCCGTGTAACTGATCTTCGCCCGGTCCGAAAATTTTATCAACCAAATTTGCACTTTTAATTGCGACATCTAATAAAGTTTTTTTACCGGTTGCCTGAAAATATGCAACGGCTGCTTCGTACATGTGTCCGATATTGTAAAGTTCGTGGCTGTCTTTTAATTGCGACCATTTTGTTTCTCCTGTATATGAGGGTAAGCTGTCCGGATTTATAGTTCTGCAAGTATATAAATAGCCGTCGTCTTCCTGTGCTGCAGCAATTTTTGCAATTAAATCATCTAAATATTTTTCCAATTCCGGATCAGGATGGATATTTAACGAGTATGATGCTCCTTCTATTACCTTAAAAACATCAGAATCATTATACCTGATTCCTGTAAAAGAACCTTTTTGTAAGCCTCCGGCTATTGCAAAATTGTCTATTCTGTGAGTCTCTTCACATTTTTTAAAATCGTATGGAATACTAATAATTCTGTTTGTATCTAATCGCGGGAGCCAGAAATTATCTGTAAATTTCACGTTTGTAAAGGCTACCGGTTTAACAGGATAATCTTTCTTCATGTTATTATCTTTATTTGAGCATGATCCTAAAAAAATTGTTGTGAGTAATAATAAAAATAATTTATTCATATCTGTTGAATTTTATAATGATTTTTTAATTTTCTGCATTATCACTTTTTATTTTTAATAGTTTTGATATCTGCCTTATCCCAATCTGCATAACTTGTTATATTAATATTAGTTTTGGGTTCTGTAATATAATTTTCATTACTGTTATATGTCCATTCCATTGTTGATGAACCTCCGCCTGATTGTGTCGTAATCAGTGCTGAATTATGAACAAGTCCGATAGGATATGCCTGATCCCGCGGAGTAGTTCTGTCTCCGTGTGTCGGGTCGATCGGAATCCAACCGTATTTCGGCAAATAAACTTCAACCCATCGATGATATACATCATCCATATAGGCAAGATCCTTTCTGTCCCATGTTGAACCAACATATCTCGTTGGAAGTCCGGCGGCTTTACAAAGGGCAATAAAGACAAAAGAATATTCAGAGCATGAACCGTGTTCGTTTGTTAATACAGTAGGAGCAGTGTCCCATGCACCATCCATAAGATAATGCAAATGACCGATTAAATATTGATAGATATTTCGCATTATCCAATAGGGATTTTTTTCATTTCCGACAACTCGCTTAATTGTTTCTTGAATTATTATACTGTTTATTTGATATTTTTCATCATCAATCAGATATTTCTCTTTAATATCTTTTGGTATATCTTCTAATGAACCGACATTTTCAGGATAAATAAAATAGCGAACGTTATAAGTTTCAAATACAGAAATAACCTGTATTTCTGTTTTTTCTCCGGGTTTAATATCTTTAAATGTAAACAATGCCGTTTTTTGTCCCCATTTATCAGTTAAAATTTTATTCGGTTGTATATTATAACTTATTTCGTCTAAAAGTGTTTGATTATTTCTGTTGTCGGGTAATGCAATGTTTACATTTAATATCTTAATTTTTCCCGGTCCGTAGCAAGTAACATTATGATTAAAAGTTACTTTGTGCAATTGTTTATCTTTGCGAATGAATTTTTCAGGGTCTCTTATTTTCAGTTGATAAATTTTATCATCTTCAAAATCTACAGCCCATATTTTTTTATCATTAACTGCTAATCCGTGTACATAGTTTCCCGGAGCATCCAAAATAACAATTACAAAACCTGTTTTTGGGTCAAGCATATAAATTTCATCTGTTTGCCTGTCAGAAATCCATAAATATTTACCGTCGAAAGTAATTCCTGTCGGATCTTTTGCCGGTGATTTAAAAGATTTAATTGTAGTACCGTCAACTTGACTGAATTGAATAACTTTATCTGCTTTATCATCAACACACCAAAGATATTTACCGTCCCATGTCAGCCCTTTAGGGCTTTTCGAAGGGGCACGTAAAGTTTTTAAGATTGTTCCGTCTTTTGGGTCTATTTTAAAAATCATTCCGTCTAAATCTTCAGACTTATCTGTTCTGCCCCTGTAATCGGCATTCCACAGATGTTTACCGTCCCATGCTAATCCCATGGGCCAATATGCAGGCGACTCTATTTGCCTGATAAGTTCACCTGTTTCCGGGTTTATACAATAAATTTTATCGGTTCCTCTGTCAGCAAGCCAAAGGTTTTTTCCGTCAAAACAAAGTCCTGTAGGATAGCTGCCCTGTGTACTGAAAGATTTAATTACTTCACCGGAATATGCAAAACCGGATGAATAAAATGCTGTCAGTACTAATAATGTTGTCAGTAGTTTTTTCATAATCTTCTCCTGATTTATTTTAACAATATAATTGAATGCGGATAATTTTGTCTGTCAATTAAGTATATATTTAAGGATTTCTCTTTATATTCTGTTGAGGGTTGCTGATTATTCATTCTCTATTAGTTTACACTCAATTTTATCATACTTTATTTTCTGAATATTTAATAACTGTTCTGTTTTGTGAATAATTGATTTTATTTTGTCTGTTAAAATCGGTTCTTCTAATTCAAATCTGTATTGTGAATTATCTTCATCCCTTTCAATTATTATTTCATCGTTAAACAGTTCAAATATTGCTGTTTCATCTCCAAATATATTTTCCGGATAATACTTTGGTTTCCAATCAGTTCTTTGTTTTAGTCCTTCTTTTTTAAATATTTCAATAAATGCAAGAAAATCACAACCTTGAATAATAAATTCTGTATTTTTTACTTTGTCTTTGTTTGGGCATCTGTCTTTATGGTTATTTTTTAGCTTTGAAACAGATTCTTCAATAATTTGTTGAAAAGGTTTTAATTTCCTTATTTTTCCAATTTTATCATTGATGTCAACTTTCACAATGTAAACAAAGTCATCTTGTAAATCCTTGTTGTTAATAAGATAAACTGTATCTTCTTCATCAATTTCTGAAAAAATCGGCAGATAATCTTTTAATGAATCCTTTATAAATTCGAAATCTTCAAAAAATGTAAATATATCTGTTTTTAATTCGTCAAAAACATCTTGTCCCATTCCAAAAACTGACAAATAATCACGATACATAGGTTTTATAGTATTTCCGGTTTTTTTTTCAATATCAAGTATCTCGTTATTCGACATTGATTCAAAATAAATAACATCTGAAAATTCTTTCAATCTTTCTTTTACCTCTTTATAATATTTTTTGTAATCCATGTTATTATTTTTTTAATGCTTTATTCAGTTGCCTCGCAGAGTAGAGCCTGACACCCTACAAATTTATATTATACAAATATAATAATATTCACAGAATGTCAGTACCCCCTTCTTCAAACCGTACATGAAGTTTTCTCCGTTGACGGATCAAAGTCCGATGATGAGAACTACCGTAACAATAAAACGATTACAATTGAAAGGATATGTTTCGTTTTCACAACAACTGTCAAAAGTCCACAGAGTTATGCCTGAAATTCAACTCAAATTATCTTTTATCTGATGAACCGCCGAATACAGCCTGTTCCGAAGCATTTCGGAAAGACCCGTACATTCGGTGGCCCCGAAATAAATACGGAATAAATAGTGAGAGGTGTACCGACTACTTTATGGTAGTCGGCCATCTACTCGATTGGCATTTCGTTTTTATGCATTCAAATTCACAAAAAAATGATTAAGAATAATTTTAGAATTATCAATTTTCTCGCTTATTGATACAAATTTTGCTAGTCTTTCGTTTTTAAATCCACAAGTATTTGTTAGTAAGTCGCTTGTGTTCCAAGATAAAGGCTTTATATTACCTTTGATAAAATCACTTATCCATTTATTAATTCTACTAAACCAATATTTAGCATCTTCTCTTTGAACATAGGCTACTAAAGCACTTTGTTTCAAATTAACTCCGTGAACATTATGTTTAAACCGTTCAATACCACCAGACAGTTTCGAAGTATCATTTCCTAATACATATTCTTTCTCTCTATCCGTTGGAAGAGCTGTTGTTAATCTTTTAGCTTCAATCGTAAAAAAAGGTGACTTATCAGCAAAATGACAAAAAACACCAATATCAACTTTTCTGTTTTGTCCTTTTTTCTGTTTTTGTATTGTTTCTTGCTGAAAGATAAATGGTAAATGTTTTGAATGATAGTTTAATGTTTTTCCAAGATTTTCATTTAAAACTTCTTCTGCTGTATCAATTTCTCCTTTATTTTTATCTTGGAATATTAATAAAGTTTCTTCAATAAACATTATTAGTTTGTCAATTATTGAACCTTTTTTTATTGAAGGATTTGGAATATTAATTATTGGTTTGTTATCTTTCAACATCTTAATATCCTGCGTTATAAAGGTCAATAATCGTTTCGTCTGCATCTCTTAAAGCTATTGATTTAAGCCAATATCTTAATTCTTTTGGTTTTAATAAATAGATATAATCACCATCATAAATTTTTACAACCCTATTTATTCTATAACTTGTTCCTATGTTATTGTAAACTAATTGGGCAATATGTTTTTCTATTTCATCAAGTGTTTTATTAAAAATAGATTTATTATTTTCTTCGCTATATTTAAAAATAGAACAAATAAAAGAACTTGATTGATAAATACTATCTTGAATATATTTCTTTTCTTCTGTTTCAAATAAAGAATTCAGAATTTCGCAGAAAATGCTTCCAAATTCTTTTAACTCTTCTTTTGATGCAATATTTAATGACTTTATATTTGTGTCTTTTCCTAAAAACTCTAACCCATAGTTTAAAGTATCATCAACCAATATTTTATCATATCTTGTTAATTCTATATCTTGTTCGTTTTCAGGAAATGGAATTCCGAGAATATCTTTTTGTAATGTTGTTTTTGTTGACCTACTAACACCACTTCTTGCACTTGTTGTTAAAATATAGAATCGATATAAAGGATTATTATGAAGACGAGTATAAATATTTTTAAGTTCATTAATACTTTCACTTGGCGAATGAATACCAATAATTTCATTTTTATAACCAATCGCTTTATTATTTAATAAAACAGGTATAGAATATTCTCCTAAATTCTTTTTAATTAATAATAATGGTGGTTGAAAAATTCTTTCATTTCTTGGCCATTGGAAATACAGAGACTTCATTTTATCTATTTTAGAAACCCCTTTTTCTGTAAAATTTTCCGGTTCAATGTATTCAATGCCTGTTAAAAAGGATGCTTTTGTATAGCCACCCTTTTTCTTTATAAAATCTGATTTTACTAAATCTTCATCTTTTTTCCCTTTAATAAATCCATCACCAAAAAACCAACCATCTTTTTTTCGTTTAACAAGAAATCCTTTTAAAGTTTGAAATTTACTTAATCTGTTGACAAATGAGACTAATCTACCACCACCCAACAAATTAGATTTCCAAATAAAAGGGTTATCTACCGAATCTCTTTTATTTACTTTATGAAAATCATAATGGTCAATCTCAAAGTATTGACGTTCTTTTGCTGATTTTAGTTTTTTTACTGTAATATGATAAATTGGATTATCGTCAGGTTTTTTGTTTTCTATAAAAAAAGTAGAAACTGCAACATTTTTCTCGTTCCCTTTGTTTTTAAAAAGAACATTACTTAAATATGTAAAATCAATTATTTGTGGAATGTTATATTCATTAAAAAGCCAATTTCTAAAATTTACAGGTTTTTGTGAGTTGTTATATAACAAAGGCCCTGACGGTAAAACAAAAGCAAGTAATCCGGTATCTTTTTTAACAAGATTTATTCCGAATACAGTAAAAAGCAATGAACTTTGATTATTAGGAACAGGGACTTTAAGATTATTAACAAGCTTATTTATTTCATCATTTTTTGAACCATATTCAATAAAAGGCGGATTTCCTATAACTAAATCATATTTCCTTGAATTATTTTCAGAATACCAGCCAAAAAAATCTGATTTAACAACATTTTTACTTAAATCATCAAAACGAAGATTTTCCCATATTTCTTTTGGCGAAAGAATATCACATAAGGTCAGACTTAAACTAAATATTGATAAATCAACGGCTTCTTTTTCAATGTCAACTCCAAAAATACTTTTTTTTAAAAGTTTTTTTAACTCTTCAAGATGTTCTTTCCCCGGAATAATCCATTCTCCTGTTTTTTTATATTTAAAAATTCTCCACCAATCAATAATTCTTTTATATGCTGAAACTAAAAATATTCCGGAACCACTTGCAGGATCTAATACTTTAAAATTTTCTTTTGGTTTGTCAACCGGCATCGCTTCATCAATCATAAAGCATACCAAATATGAAGGAGTATAGGCAATTCCTTTATTTTTGTCAGCTTCAAGAAACATTTCATAAATGCTACTGATTAATTCAATTGGCAAATGATTGAATGAATATAATTTCCAAAGAACATATTGTTTATTATCAATTTTTCCTAATAGAAAATTTGATAATGGAGATAAATCAATATTCTTAATTTTTTCTTTATACTCATTAGAAAGGTAAAATATTTTACCATTAAAATGTGAGCTTAAATATTCAAATAAATTTAAAGTGAAATTATTTCCTTTTTCTAAAACTTCTGTAAAACTTCTTGAATAGCCATATTCTTTTTGATTAAAGAAATCAGATGTGAAAACACGAGTTTCATTACCTTTTTCGTCAATATCAACCCTTTCTTCTAAATATTTTATTAGAATTCCTAATACAAGTAATTTACTTGCAATTGATTTTTCTAATTTTATTTCTTTAAGAAATTGATTTCTTGCACTTTTCAGTTCTGATATTAGTTTTTCATAGGCAGTTTCACTATATCCAAAGTCATATTTTGTAGTTTCCCAAAAACTTCCGTTGTCAAACTTTTTTCCTGAATATTCTTTATATCTTTCAGTAGCTTCACCGGCTATTTTCATAATATCAAAGGGGCTTGCTGCTAATTCGCCATTTTTCTTTTGCTTTAACGGTTTTGATGAATTAAATAGCTTGATTTCAGTTTTTGTAATAATAATATATATCCTTACTTCCGAGCTACTCCATATATTCTTATGAATTTCAACGATATTTTTCTCCTTATTTGAGAAGTCATAAATATATAATTGAGGTTTTGGAGGTCTGTTTGGAAAGGTTCTAAAATAAACTGCATCAGCTCCAACTTTTTTAGCTTTTTCAAGAGATATTCGCTGATAATACGTTATTGTTGAGTTTTCAAGTTCAGATATATGAATTAAACCAACAGAGTAATCATCAGTATTTAGCATCTCTAATTGAGATAATCCAACAATATATTCTTTTGATATTACATCCATATTACAAAAATAATGTAAATCTAATAGATTCACACATCTTTTATTTTTTATTCTTACTGTACTATTTTATTGTGTTTATATTCAGGGTGTTGTTATGTTTCTTCAAATGAATGCCAACATTTAAGCATTCTATCGACAGTTGCGACATGCAGAATGCGAGTACTCAAAATTAACAAAAAATTCTTTAAAAAAAATATGCTTCCGAATAATTTGTAAGCAATTGTTGACAGAATGCAATGATAATGAACTTATTGTATATTATTTGCCCGATTTTAAGTATACTAAAATTTCTAATGCTTGTTCTTTTGTCATTTTATAGTTTTTTAAATATAAGTTTATAAATAACTTTTCACTTTGCTTATTTTTCAAATTATTTAATCAAATACCCACCTTCATCACCTCCTTCCGGACCTAATTCAATTACATAATCTGCATGACGGATAATATCTTGATTATGTTCGGTTAGGATGATTGTGTGTCCGGTTTCTGTCATGTAGTTCAATAAGTAGATTAGGGTTTCTACATCTTTAAAATGTAGTCCTGTTGTGGGTTCGTCTAATAAAAATAAGGCCTTTTTATGTTTTTTATCAATTAATGCTGCAGTAAGTTTTATGCGTTGCAATTCACCTCCTGAAAAAGTATGAAAAGACTGTCCTAATGTTAAGTAATCAAGCCCTATTTTTTTTAGTATATTAAAATAAGGAGTGAGTTTTTTGTTATCGGTAAAGAATTCTTTTGCTTCAGTTACGGTTAATTGCAAGATATCATGTATTGATTTTTTTTTATATTTTATATTCAGAATATGCTTTTGATAACGTTTGCCTTTGCAATCTTCACATTCAAGATATACATCCGAGAGGAAATCCATAGCTACTTTTATTTGCCCTGTTCCTTTGCAAGTTTCGCATCTTCCGCCTTTTGTGTTGAAGGAGAAATGCGTTTTATTTATTCCGGATTTTTTTACTTGCGGAAGATTTGCAAAAAAATTTCGAATAGTATCAAAAAAATTGAGATAAGTTGCGAGATTGCTTGTTGAACTCTTTCCGGGAAGGCTTTGGTCAACTTTAATGATTTTATTAAACTGTTTAAAACCTGATATGCTTTTGCAATTAACAGGGCGGTTTTGCTGTGCTGATTTATAAAGAACATCAAACAACAGGCTTGATTTTCCGCTTCCGGAAACACCTGTTACGGCTGTAATTCCTCCGGAAGGGAAATCAACATCAATATCTTTCAAGTTATTGGCATAAGCTTTTTTAATTGAGATGCCTTTGTATAGCATTCTTTTTTCTGAAATTATATTGAGCGGTTTTTGCAAATACTTTCCGGTAAGTGAGTTTGAATTGGAAATAATGTTTTGCCGGCTTCCTTGAGCAATAATTTCTCCGCCTTTTTCGCCTGCACCGGGACCGAGGTCGATGATATGGTCGGCAGAGGAAATAATATCGGCATCGTGTTCAACAACAATTACGGTATTGCCCTCGTCTCGAAGTTTGAACAACAGCTTAATCAATTTTTGAGTATCCTTGTGATGAAGTCCGATGCTTGGTTCATCCAAAACATAAGTTATACCGGTTAATCCGGATGTGATTTGACCCGCCAATCGCATGCGTCTTGCTTCACCTCCGGAAAGTGTGTTGCTTCTTCTGTTAATTGTGAGATATGAAAGTCCGATGTCATTCAAAATCTTAAGGCGTTTTAAAACTTCACTCCTTATATCTCCTGTGATTTTCAATATATCAGCATCGTTTATCTTATGTTCAAGTTCATTGAAAAAAATAATGCTTTCCTTTACGGATTTTGCAGTTAGTTCTGCAATTGTAATATTTGCGAATATAACTGCTGAAGCCTCTTTCTTTAATCGTGTTCCTTTGCATTTGTTACATTTTTCATGCTTCATAATCGGCAACATATTATCACCTCTTTTGTCGGCATGTTTTCTGTTGAATTCTTCTTCTATAAGAGCCGTAAAACCTCTCCATTCAGTTGTGAATTGATGAGTGCCTTCCAAATTTTTTCGTTTGTGCTTCCAAACAACATCATATTTTTGCTCGCCTGTTCCGTACATTGCAATATGTTGTGCTTCGGCAGTTAACTCTTTCCACGGAATTAAAAAATTAAGGGAATGTATTTTGCCGACTTCATGCAAAGTTGCAATATATTGACCATATTTATCACCATAGAATTTACCTGTTTTATGTTCGTTCATTGCACCGTTTCCGAGAGCAAGTTCAGGATTTGAAATTAATTTATCGGTATCGCATACAATTTTGTAGCCCAGACCTTTGCATCCGGAGCAAGCCCCGTGTTCATGATTGAATGAGAACCCGGAAGTCGTTAAGGTTTCATTGCCTTTAAATTCGCATGCTTCACAGTTTCCTTTGTTGAGTTTGTGTCCGCATTCAGGACAAAATGCCGTACCTGCTCTTGAATACAGAAGTCGGTAATAATCATATATTTCGGTAACTGTTCCGAGAGTTGATCGCGGATTTTGAGTTTTTGAAGTTTGATTGATTGCAATTGCCGGTGTCATTCCTTTAAGTTCCTCAAAACGAGCATCTCCTTTTTGCTTTATGAATGTTCGCAAATAGTTTGAAAGGCTCTCGGAATAACGTTTCTGTCCTTCCGCAAAGATGGTGTCAAAAGCTAAAGATGATTTTCCGCTTCCTGAAACTCCGGTTATTACAGTTAATTTATTGACGGGAATTGAGACATTAATATTTTTTAGATTATGAGTTGAAACGCCTTTAAATTCAATGGGTGTATCTGCATTATAATCAGTTTTATGAGTTAATTCCGAATGTTTTCCTTCAAACATCAGTTTAAG
This genomic interval carries:
- a CDS encoding glycoside hydrolase family 127 protein → MNKLFLLLLTTIFLGSCSNKDNNMKKDYPVKPVAFTNVKFTDNFWLPRLDTNRIISIPYDFKKCEETHRIDNFAIAGGLQKGSFTGIRYNDSDVFKVIEGASYSLNIHPDPELEKYLDDLIAKIAAAQEDDGYLYTCRTINPDSLPSYTGETKWSQLKDSHELYNIGHMYEAAVAYFQATGKKTLLDVAIKSANLVDKIFGPGEDQLHGVPGHQEIEIGLVKLYRVTADEKYLKLAKYFLDQRGNAAGHKLYVYGEDGNNKIYTQDHKPVTEQFEAVGHAVRAVYMYSGMADIAALTNDKKYNSAIDLLWNNVVSKKLYITGGIGSKHSGEAFGENYDLPNLSAYNETCAAVANMLWNQRMFLLNGDAKYIDVLERTLYNGFLSGVSIHGDKFFYPNPLESDGSHQRKPWFSCSCCPTNVVRFLPSLPGYVYAHTKDDLFINLYIGNKANINMNFGEIIVSQSTDYPWNGNVKINIEPETKSKFTVSLRIPGWAQNKPVPSDLYHYMKESDQKPVIKINNKETKYNITNGYAKINRQWEKGDIIEIDFPMPVRKVVAHEKVKEDKGKFSVERGPLVYCAEWIDNGGKVRNLLLDKNTDFTYEYKENLIKGINILKGKSKSLSINKSDNTATETEQNFIAVPYYAWAHRGNGEMAVWFPYEKSAANPTPPPTIASEAKVSASYIHDQILAVNDQLIPKNSNDHEIPRLTFWDHKGTTEWVQYDFKEETTISHIHIYWFDDGPDGGCRVPETWKVTYLKNGVRKEISKHGEYPVLKDEFTTIEISSIKTKSVKLEVKLQEGFSGGILEWKLD
- a CDS encoding SAM-dependent methyltransferase, producing MNLLDLHYFCNMDVISKEYIVGLSQLEMLNTDDYSVGLIHISELENSTITYYQRISLEKAKKVGADAVYFRTFPNRPPKPQLYIYDFSNKEKNIVEIHKNIWSSSEVRIYIIITKTEIKLFNSSKPLKQKKNGELAASPFDIMKIAGEATERYKEYSGKKFDNGSFWETTKYDFGYSETAYEKLISELKSARNQFLKEIKLEKSIASKLLVLGILIKYLEERVDIDEKGNETRVFTSDFFNQKEYGYSRSFTEVLEKGNNFTLNLFEYLSSHFNGKIFYLSNEYKEKIKNIDLSPLSNFLLGKIDNKQYVLWKLYSFNHLPIELISSIYEMFLEADKNKGIAYTPSYLVCFMIDEAMPVDKPKENFKVLDPASGSGIFLVSAYKRIIDWWRIFKYKKTGEWIIPGKEHLEELKKLLKKSIFGVDIEKEAVDLSIFSLSLTLCDILSPKEIWENLRFDDLSKNVVKSDFFGWYSENNSRKYDLVIGNPPFIEYGSKNDEINKLVNNLKVPVPNNQSSLLFTVFGINLVKKDTGLLAFVLPSGPLLYNNSQKPVNFRNWLFNEYNIPQIIDFTYLSNVLFKNKGNEKNVAVSTFFIENKKPDDNPIYHITVKKLKSAKERQYFEIDHYDFHKVNKRDSVDNPFIWKSNLLGGGRLVSFVNRLSKFQTLKGFLVKRKKDGWFFGDGFIKGKKDEDLVKSDFIKKKGGYTKASFLTGIEYIEPENFTEKGVSKIDKMKSLYFQWPRNERIFQPPLLLIKKNLGEYSIPVLLNNKAIGYKNEIIGIHSPSESINELKNIYTRLHNNPLYRFYILTTSARSGVSRSTKTTLQKDILGIPFPENEQDIELTRYDKILVDDTLNYGLEFLGKDTNIKSLNIASKEELKEFGSIFCEILNSLFETEEKKYIQDSIYQSSSFICSIFKYSEENNKSIFNKTLDEIEKHIAQLVYNNIGTSYRINRVVKIYDGDYIYLLKPKELRYWLKSIALRDADETIIDLYNAGY